The Stutzerimonas stutzeri DNA window GCTTGCCAGGCTGGTGACGCCGGCAATGAGGATCAGCAACCAGAACGCCCCTGCGAACGACGGCCAGTTGAGCGTGGCCCAGCTGAGACAGCCGGCAAACGCCTGGGCCAGCAGCAGCAGGCTGGCCAGCACCAGATTCTCCACCAGGGTCAGCGGGAAGATGGTCAGCCCGGCCATCAGCACGAACGGCAGGAAGGCATAGCCCGCACCGACCACGGCCGAGAACTGCGCCAGCTGATAGCTGCCGAGCAGGGTATGTGACGCGATGTAGAAGATCGTAGGTATCGCGAAGAGGATGGCGATCGCGCGGTAGGCATCCAGAAGATTGCCACTCGGCCGGTAGAACAAGAGCAGTCCGGTGAAGGCGAGGCAGGCCATCATGCGCAACCCGGCCAACGCCAGCCACAACCGCGGCTCGAACACCATCAGGTCGATCAGACTCCACAGAGGCGTCAGCACCGCGAAGAGAAAAGCGAACAGGCGGACACGGTTGACGATCAGCGTCGCCCGGCGCTGGCAGAGCAGCAACGGATGGCGACCCGGCGTCAGCAGATGGCGCAGTTCATTGGGCTTGAGTTCGCTGGGCAGCAGCGTTGTCAGGCGGTTGAGCAGCAAATCGAGGGGCGATGGCATCTTATTGTTGTGCTCCCAGCTGGGACGGTCTGTTCGCAGCAGGCACGCCTCCGGCGACTCCCGAATACCGATGGCGGCTCTTCAATCCATTTCAAAGCGGCGACTACTCGGCAGGGCGAAAGCATCACCCCAGGCGCAAGCGGAGCCGATGGTAGCCAGTTGACCCCAGCATTCCCTTGAGCCAGGACAATGAATTGATTGCAAACAGCCATTACTTCCTTAGAGGTAGCGCCACTGAGGAACAATCGCCCTTTTGAGCGCTTATCGGCACGGACACCAGCCAGTAGCGTGACCGGGTCGCCCGCCCCGTCTGCGAGTCGACGTATCCACAAAAAGAACAATAAGGAGATAC harbors:
- a CDS encoding sensor domain-containing diguanylate cyclase; the encoded protein is MPSPLDLLLNRLTTLLPSELKPNELRHLLTPGRHPLLLCQRRATLIVNRVRLFAFLFAVLTPLWSLIDLMVFEPRLWLALAGLRMMACLAFTGLLLFYRPSGNLLDAYRAIAILFAIPTIFYIASHTLLGSYQLAQFSAVVGAGYAFLPFVLMAGLTIFPLTLVENLVLASLLLLAQAFAGCLSWATLNWPSFAGAFWLLILIAGVTSLASMSQLAFMFALVRQAIRDPLTGVFSRGSGEEILRLQWDSAQRKDGALALAFIDLDHFKSINDNHGHEAGDQVLRCAARRLVTTLRASDSLLRWGGEEFLLIMPDTDMQQAHLALERIVGQGLGLRPDGAPLTASIGLAERRCDQVGDYRDLLELADKRMYYAKTGGRNRLCAMEPDAVLQQGSLALSG